In Phycisphaerae bacterium, the genomic window GCGGCCTCGTTGGCCGCATTGAAGACCGCCCCGGCGGTCCCCCCGGCTCGAGCGACCTCGTACCCCAGTCTCAGAGCCGGAAACCGCTCCAGATCCGGCGGCTCGAAGTTCAGCCTGCGGATCGTAGCAAAGTCCAACCGCGTCGCACACCCCGGCACGCGATTGGGGTAGGTCAGCGAGTATTGGATCGGCGTCCGCATGTCGGGCGTTCCCAGTTGGGCGATCACCGACCCGTCACAGAACTCGACCATTGAATGGATGATCGACTCGGGGTGGACCAGCACTTCAATCGACTCGACCGGAAGCCCAAAAAGCCAGCGAGCCTCAATGATTTCAAGGGCCTTGTTCATCATTGTGGCTGAGTCGACAGTGATTTTCGGTCCCATTTTCCAGGTCGGGTGCCTGAGGGCATCTTCGACGGTAGCCTGGGCGATTTCGGGGCCGGACCAGGTTCTGAAGGGACCACCGCTGGCGGTAAGGAGAATTCGCTTCACCTCGGACGGACGGCCGGCCGTCATGGATTGGAAAATGGCTGAGTGTTCACTGTCGATTGGCAACAGGCAGGCACCGGACTTGCGGGCCAAGGGAATCAGGATCGATCCGGCAACCACAAGGGCTTCTTTGTTGGCCAGTCCGACTCGCTTGCCGGCTCGGACGGCCGCGATTGTCGAAGGGAGGCCGGCGGCGCCGACGATGGCTGCCACGACGAAATCGCTGTCGGGTCGCGCGGCCAGTTCCACAAGGCCTTCCGGGCCAACAAGAAGCTCTGTGGACCCGTTCAGCAGCGGTTTGAGTTCCTTGGCATGATCTGTCTGAGCGAGGGCTACGGCCGAGGGCCGGGCCTCGGCGGCCTGAGCGGCCAGCTCCCGCCATCGGCGAGCGGCGCACAATCCCGTCACGCGATACGGTGGACCGAGAGAGCGCACGACGTCCATCGTGCTTCTGCCGATGGATCCGGTCGATCCCATGATGCAGACGCGCTTGGCCTCGGCTCCGGCCGACGGTTCTAGTGGTAAGGACTCCCTTGGCACTGTCGCTTCACTATAAGAATCCGTCGGGAGACTGACAAGACAGCCCCGGACCACACGAGCGGCCTGCGAGCGGCTTGGCGCTCGACTCGCGCCGTTCCTCGCACGCCGGGCGGCAGTAGTTATAATCCGATTGAGCCGTTGAGGTTCCGGGTGTTCCTGAGGGACGTCTGATCGAAGGCGTCGAATTGTCGTTTACAGGTTGCCGATAAAGCCTCCATGCGCGAAGTGCTGCTTCAGACCCGCAGGTTCAGAGTGGAGCGCCTGGAATACCACATTCCGGGGCA contains:
- a CDS encoding 1-deoxy-D-xylulose-5-phosphate reductoisomerase, coding for MPRESLPLEPSAGAEAKRVCIMGSTGSIGRSTMDVVRSLGPPYRVTGLCAARRWRELAAQAAEARPSAVALAQTDHAKELKPLLNGSTELLVGPEGLVELAARPDSDFVVAAIVGAAGLPSTIAAVRAGKRVGLANKEALVVAGSILIPLARKSGACLLPIDSEHSAIFQSMTAGRPSEVKRILLTASGGPFRTWSGPEIAQATVEDALRHPTWKMGPKITVDSATMMNKALEIIEARWLFGLPVESIEVLVHPESIIHSMVEFCDGSVIAQLGTPDMRTPIQYSLTYPNRVPGCATRLDFATIRRLNFEPPDLERFPALRLGYEVARAGGTAGAVFNAANEAAVEAFLNRRIPFGRIVQLIEEVLGRHAVSPSPDLDELLEADAWARREVNECLKD